TCTGCAAGCTGCATCAAAGCTCCCATCTATGCTCAACTGAAACTGTCCACACTGTATCACCCAGTGCATGATGTCGGCTCTggagtggcttttttttttttttttttttcatgcggCTGTGGTCTACATGTATTCAGCATGGTGGCCTCACTGCTTATCACTACCACCATAATGTAATCTCTCTGCGACAGCTTGGTTCGATCCCTCAAACTAACATACGTTGCAGCATTTAGCTGGAACAGATGGTTGACACTTCTCACGACAAGCAAAAAAGTCATCTGCCCAATTCAAATTTATAATGGTGCATATAATGCAATAGATTtccaaaataatgaaataatttctcCTAACTGCACAACTTGGAGAAGATTACTATATTTCACAAACAACTACACTGATTACTAATAGAAGACACTGTAATACTGTAAACATCATTAGTATTCTGCACAAAGGCTGGAGGAAGGCTGCCGTGAAAAAAGaactgtattatattatattgtggGATGACagtgataaattattattagATACGGAGGCTATCTAGGTTTCTTTGGAATGACCCATTTGtatgcaagaaaataaaaggttctTAAGAAAGGAGAAATATTTCAATGAAAACAGGATAGAGGTGCAACATTAAGGCAACTACTGTGTAGTGTTTGGATGCAAAGGCACAGTAGAGAGGCAGAACAGATTGCTTGGCAAAGTCAGAATCTGTGCAAATATGTAATAGCCTATCAACCTCGGAACTATTGCTTTTGATTCTTGAGCTATTTAAAACCTCAAGCAGAGTGAACACAGATGTAGAAGTTCTTGTGCTCCTCCCAGTAGTGAAGCTCCTCGGAGAAGCTCCAGGAGCAGGCCAGGTCTTTGCTGGTTTTGACCGTGTGGACCACACACTGACCAGGCAACTCCTTAAACAGAAGCTCGGCTACATTCACCACGGTGTTCTTCTTCTGACTTTGGATCAGCTGCTCGATACGCGTCTTGTCCACAGGCTCAGGTGACTCACTGTAGGACACCATGACATTAAGTTTGTCATCCGATGATGGGACTTGGAAGCGACTCTTCCCTGTCTGGCAGTGGAATTCCTTTTTGCTGGCAAACAAGCCGGAAGGAGACCTGAATATACGCACAGACCAGCACACCCAGTCATatttcttcttcagcttctGTATGAGGGCATCGGCTAGCTGCTGGTTGGAGAGGTCGGAGTGGTCTCTCACCAGTCGACGGGAATCCAGCTCAGCCTGTTTGGGGAAGCTGATAATGCAGTCTTCAATTACAGCATTCATTTTAGCCTGCACATCCTTCATCTTCGCACCCCAGTCTTTAAGAAGTTCGTCCTCATCATCACATTCTTTCAGGGCACTGTAGCCCATCAAGGCGATGATACCGATGCAGAAGAGCTTCTTCATTCTGGCGCAGAAGTCCTCCATCGGTCGCCGACTTTTCTCCTCATAGTTTAGAGTTATCTCGAGCACAGACTCCCCGGAGAAGTTGTCTCCTGTCACAGCGCTGTAGAGGGTGTgaaggtttttgtcaccaccagTCTTGACAAAATGTTCCAGGAAAAGCTTCTTCTTGACCTCACGGAACTTGGGTTTCGCATTGAGGATGTCCATGTACTTCCTGAACTGGTTGGTGATGTTCTCCTCCACTGAGAAATACGCAGCATCCACTCCACTTTTCTTGATTTCATCATTGATCCGCTGAATCTCCTCCGAGACCACCTCCAGACGGTCACGGACCTTCTGGAATTGCTCTTTCATAAACGCGGCCTCTTTGCTCTCAACATTGTCCAGCGCCAGCTTCACTATTGGAGCAGCGATGGAGAAAACAGGGAAGAGGTCACCAGCGATACTGGCTATTACTTCAGCTCCTTGTTCAAACACTTCCATCACCGTCTCCACCATGTCCTTCTTCTCTGCCACTAGCTTCTGTAGCTGGTCTGTCATCTTTGCTGATGTAGTTCAGGTTAAGCGATGTGAAAATATATTCCAGGAGACtctaacaagaaaaaaaaatagtggcaTGGTCAAAACAATGTCTCAAacttttgatttaaaataacacatttcaaaaaagcacAATACACCTTGAGCTTTAAAGCATAAAAAACAGAAGGAAGACAAAACTAGCTGTATCAATTTACCAACAAAACCAAATACATGGTTGTCTTATTTTACTTACAGCACTATTCTGGTGTGGTTGGACTGCGGCCGGCTGTCTTGCTCTTCTTACCACACACTGAAAACTGAtaaggaaaaaggaaaacaacaagcaaAGTGAGTTTCAGTGCTGTGTGCGCAGTGCCTGCTGGGATTGTAGCTGGGCACACCCTATGAGCAATGAGTCAACAATGCAACAGACATTCAACAGTGAGGGAAGACCAGGAGGTATAGAGTTACACACAGGAGTTGTGAAACTTGTACCTGCAAATGGCTTCACAATTGGGATACCAACAATTAAGTAAAAGGGCCAGTTCATTCATTAGGATTCCTATCTTGAACATGGAGAAACATGGAGCAGCACAGTTTGGTTTCATCATGCACAGGTTTTCACTATGTTATCCAAAACTGCTTCATGTATAACactataaataattaaaattgactgattaaaaaaaatggtaaatggtagTTTCACCCTACTTTATGTATTGacatttgatgaaaatgttttgttgttctgtCTCTAAATACATCTGCTGCTCTTTTACTCAGAGACATACTTGATCTCAGTTGTACTAATATAGTTATGTAAAGgttaagttattattttttcaaaggtGAATGTATTTTCTGAAACAGGTGGACTATTGCTATGCAAGATAAAGTATTTCCAGTCAAGAGCATTGCCCTTTAAAAATGTGAACTCCCCGCAGTAACCCAGCTGGGGTGAAATGATTAAGGCTGTGCAGGCCTTGTTATTCTCATGGTTTAGCACATTCAAATCAGTACTGGTGCACACAAACAACTCCTCATTAAGCCAGAAAACAGAGAACTAAGACTGAAACTTGAAAAGCACCGAAGGTCAGTTTTCCGGGTATGCAAATTCATCTCTATGTGCAATCTAGTTTAAGGTCTACAAGAGGAAAGGCAACTTTGGTACAGGAGTTCAAATAATCTTCTTTTAGCTCCATGAATCTTAACATCAGCTGTCTGGTGCAGCTCTAAAAATAATACCCGTTATCACAGGTTTGTGTCTCGGTTTTCTGTTTCTTGGCTTTGAAAGAGAGGTGTTgcaattctattttttataccGAGTGGTGTGca
The Myripristis murdjan chromosome 16, fMyrMur1.1, whole genome shotgun sequence DNA segment above includes these coding regions:
- the rpz4 gene encoding rapunzel 4 — protein: MTDQLQKLVAEKKDMVETVMEVFEQGAEVIASIAGDLFPVFSIAAPIVKLALDNVESKEAAFMKEQFQKVRDRLEVVSEEIQRINDEIKKSGVDAAYFSVEENITNQFRKYMDILNAKPKFREVKKKLFLEHFVKTGGDKNLHTLYSAVTGDNFSGESVLEITLNYEEKSRRPMEDFCARMKKLFCIGIIALMGYSALKECDDEDELLKDWGAKMKDVQAKMNAVIEDCIISFPKQAELDSRRLVRDHSDLSNQQLADALIQKLKKKYDWVCWSVRIFRSPSGLFASKKEFHCQTGKSRFQVPSSDDKLNVMVSYSESPEPVDKTRIEQLIQSQKKNTVVNVAELLFKELPGQCVVHTVKTSKDLACSWSFSEELHYWEEHKNFYICVHSA